A single genomic interval of Microthrixaceae bacterium harbors:
- a CDS encoding SDR family NAD(P)-dependent oxidoreductase gives MTITEFDGKVAVITGGAAGIGRAMARRFGSAGMKLVLADIETAVLDATVAEFQAEGIDTTGVVADVSKRQDIERIAAVAMEAHGGIHLACNNAGVSGGGLSWEVSEADWKWILEVDLWSVIHGVGVFTPLIEQSGGGHIVNTASMAGVTSPPFMSPYNVAKHGVVALSESMFHELAFLQSSVGVSVLCPGWVRTQIAHSERNRPTEGAHAAAGPEPEDLGEDGPAAIFRSLVDDGIDPAAVADLVFDAVSNGRFYVLTHPAWNEMVRRNTEIMLAGDNPVFSFGDASN, from the coding sequence ATGACGATCACAGAGTTCGACGGCAAGGTCGCAGTCATCACCGGCGGCGCAGCCGGCATCGGCCGGGCGATGGCCCGGCGCTTCGGTTCGGCGGGGATGAAACTCGTGTTGGCAGATATCGAAACCGCCGTGTTGGATGCGACGGTCGCCGAGTTTCAGGCCGAGGGAATCGACACCACGGGCGTTGTCGCCGACGTGTCGAAGCGGCAGGACATTGAACGCATCGCAGCGGTGGCGATGGAGGCCCATGGGGGAATCCACCTCGCCTGCAACAACGCCGGCGTTTCGGGCGGGGGACTCAGCTGGGAGGTGAGCGAGGCGGATTGGAAGTGGATCCTCGAGGTCGACCTGTGGAGCGTCATTCACGGTGTCGGCGTGTTCACCCCGCTCATCGAGCAGTCTGGCGGCGGCCATATCGTCAACACGGCGTCGATGGCCGGCGTGACGTCGCCGCCGTTCATGTCTCCCTACAACGTCGCCAAGCACGGCGTGGTCGCACTCAGCGAGTCCATGTTCCACGAGCTCGCCTTTCTGCAGTCGAGCGTCGGGGTCTCGGTGTTGTGCCCGGGGTGGGTACGGACCCAGATCGCGCATTCCGAACGCAACCGCCCGACCGAGGGCGCCCATGCTGCCGCTGGGCCCGAACCGGAGGACCTCGGCGAGGACGGCCCGGCCGCGATCTTCCGCTCGTTGGTCGACGACGGTATCGATCCGGCTGCAGTCGCCGACCTCGTCTTCGACGCGGTGTCGAACGGACGCTTCTACGTGTTGACCCACCCCGCCTGGAACGAGATGGTGCGCCGCAACACCGAGATCATGTTGGCCGGCGACAACCCGGTGTTCAGTTTCGGCGACGCGTCGAACTGA
- the raiA gene encoding ribosome-associated translation inhibitor RaiA, with amino-acid sequence MQVNVSSRNTQMSPSDRDLVVKKVSRLGGKFLDMESADVHFFEEKNPRLADHKDVCEVTLAGHGHHVRVKANGPNQLAATDFAIEKLENQLRKLKTKLSAQKRFRDVRKQKQADTSADLSAALLDDETPAAADHSVEEIAEYVESFQIVKSKVVENLTLSPLDAAMRMDLVGHGFYFFTNSETGSAAVVYRRDDGHVGLIDVAENES; translated from the coding sequence ATGCAGGTTAACGTGAGCAGCCGTAACACCCAGATGTCGCCGTCGGATCGGGACCTGGTCGTCAAAAAGGTGTCCCGGCTGGGCGGCAAGTTCTTGGACATGGAATCGGCCGACGTCCACTTCTTCGAGGAGAAGAATCCGCGGCTCGCAGACCACAAGGACGTGTGTGAGGTCACGCTGGCGGGCCATGGACACCACGTCCGCGTGAAGGCCAACGGCCCGAATCAGCTCGCCGCCACCGATTTCGCGATCGAGAAGCTGGAGAACCAGCTGCGCAAGTTGAAGACGAAACTGTCGGCGCAGAAGCGGTTCCGCGACGTGCGCAAACAAAAGCAGGCGGACACCTCCGCGGATCTGTCCGCAGCATTGCTCGACGATGAGACTCCAGCCGCTGCCGATCACTCGGTCGAGGAGATCGCCGAGTACGTCGAGTCGTTCCAGATCGTCAAGAGCAAGGTCGTGGAAAACCTCACGCTCAGCCCGCTCGATGCAGCGATGCGCATGGACCTGGTGGGTCACGGGTTCTACTTCTTTACGAACTCCGAGACGGGATCGGCGGCGGTGGTCTACCGCCGCGACGACGGCCACGTCGGCCTGATCGACGTCGCCGAGAACGAGTCCTGA